One genomic segment of Oenanthe melanoleuca isolate GR-GAL-2019-014 chromosome 5, OMel1.0, whole genome shotgun sequence includes these proteins:
- the LYSET gene encoding lysosomal enzyme trafficking factor isoform X2, with protein sequence MPNCWIKQPAACLFSGCRAWRMMNFRQRMGWIGVGLFLLASAAAFYYVFEINETYNKLALEHIQQHPKEPQEGATWTHSLKVRLLSLPFWLWTIIFLIPYLQMFLFLYSCTRADPKTVGYCIIPICLAVICNRHQTFVKASNQISRLQLIDT encoded by the exons ATGCCGAACTGCTGGATAAAGCAGCCAGCGGCTTGCTTGTTTAGCGG GTGCAGAGCATGGAGAATGATGAACTTCCGCCAGAGGATGGGCTGGATTGGTGTGGGGCTGTTCTTGCTAGcaagtgctgcagctttttaTTACGTCTTTGAAATCAATGAGACTTACAACAAACTAGCACTGGAGCACATTCAGCAACACCCCAAGGAGCCACAGGAAGGAGCCACATGGACACACTCCTTAAAAGTACGACTGCTATCCTTGCCGTTTTGGCTGTGGAcgataatatttttaataccaTATTTACAAATGTTCTTGTTCCTCTATTCCTGTACAAGAGCTGACCCCAAAACAGTGGGGTATTGCATCATTCCTATCTGCTTGGCTGTTATTTGCAATCGTCACCAAACATTTGTGAAGGCCTCTAATCAGATCAGTAGATTACAACTGATTGACACTTAG
- the LYSET gene encoding lysosomal enzyme trafficking factor isoform X1: MATGQGARPGCGRAPRRPLPRAGSGGAGGRPWRRAGSGAGPRDSPPPGAAARAEGSGPPAAALPLPPSPPEEGAEHGE, from the exons ATGGCGACCGGCCAAGGCGCCCGCCCCGGATGCGGCCGCGCGCCCCGGCGGCCGCTGCCCCGTGCCGGAAGTGGCGGTGCCGGCGGGCGGCCatggcggcgggcgggcagcggggcgggcCCGCGGGACTCGCCGCCTCCCGGCGCCGCGGCGCGGGCTGAGGGGAGcgggccgcccgccgccgccctccCGCTCCCTCCTTCTCCGCCGGAGGAAG GTGCAGAGCATGGAGAATGA